One Novosphingobium sp. 9U genomic window, GACGTCGCCGCCCTCCTCCGGGAAGCCGAGGCCAGTCAGGTAGTTGGTCAGCGCATCGACCCACACGTACATGACATGGCCATCGCTGCCGGGCACCGGAACGCCCCAGTCGAAGCTCGTGCGCGAGACGGACAGGTCCCGTAGGCCCCCTTCGACGAAGCGCATGACTTCGTTGCGGCGGCTCTCGGGGCGGATGAACTCGCTGGTGCGGTAGAGCTCCAGCAGCGGCTCCTGGTAGCGCGAGAGGCGGAAGAACCAGCTCTCCTCAACCGTCCACTCGACGGGCGTGCCCTGCGGCGAGAGCTTCTCGCCGCCCTCACCCGCGACCAGTTCGCTCTCGTCGTAGTAGGCTTCGTCGCGGACCGAGTACCAGCCTTCGTAACGGTCAAGGTACAAGTCGCCGGCCGCCTCCATGCGCCGCCACAGCTCCTGCGTGGCGGCATGGTGGCGGGGCTCGGTGGTGCGGATGAACACGTCATAGTCGATGTTCAAGGTATCGCACATATCCTTGAAATGGCCGGACATCTCGGTCGCGAGTTCGGCCGGGGTCACGCCCAGCTCCCGTGCCTTCTGCGCCATCTTCAGGCCGTGCTCATCCGTGCCAGTCTGGAACCGCACGTCGAAGCCCTCGGCTTTGCGATGGCGCGCGATAACGTCGGCGGCGATCGCCTCGTACGCGTGGCCGATGTGCGGTCGCCCATTCGGGTAGCTGATGGCGGTGGTGATGTAATAGGGCTCGGCCATGCGGCGTCGCGGCTTTCTCTGGCGTGTCAGTTCGGGCGAGCCGCATCTCTAGGCATCGCAGCCGAGGCCAGCAAGCCGCCAATCTCCAATATGAGAAGCCCGGCATCGAAATTGTAGGTCGGCGCCTGCGCGGCCAACCGCGTGAGCGCAACGTGCGCCTCGATCAAGGCGGCCTGGCGTCGCGGCGGGGCCTGCGGAAGTTCGCCCGCCAGCGCGGCGCGTGCGAGTTCTAAAATGGCGAGTTGGCGGTCTCGCGGAGGGCGCGCGCCGAGCGCCTCGGCCAGCGCACCGCGCAAGCGGAAGTGGGGATCGCCCTCTGCCAGGATCCGCCGCATCAAGCCGTGGATCTGGGCCAGGCCGTGCTCGGCAAAGGCGAGCGCCACGCCCGGTGAACCATAGGCCGCTCCGATGGCGGCATCGCGGAGGGCCGCATCGGCATCGGGAACGTCGCGGCGAATCACGGCATCGAGGTCATGCGCCGACAAGGAGGCGAAGCGCAACACGCGGCAGCGCGAGCGGATCGTCGGCAGCAAGCGTCCGGGCTGGTGCGTGACGAGGAGGAAGAACGTGCCGGCCGGCGGCTCTTCCAGCACCTTGAGCAGCGCGTTGACGGCGCCCTTCTCCATGTCATCGGCCGGGTCGATGACGATGGCGCGGCGGCTGCCCATGGTCGGCTTGGTCGACAAGCGGCGGATCATGCCGCGGATCTGGTCGACGGTGATGTTGCGCTTCGTCTGGTATGGCTTGCCGTCGGCCCTCTTCTTGGCTTCATCGTCGTTCGCCGGAAGATGGCTCAGCAGGTGGATGTCCGGGTGCGTGGCCGGATCGGGCAGGCTGGTGCCCGGCTCGCGCACCAGTTCGGCCGCGGCTGCGAGCGCGAACTTGCCTTTGCCCAGCCCTTTGGCGCCCGCGAGCAGCCAGCCGTGGTGCATGCGCTCCGAATCGACGGCATCCATCCATTCGCGCCAGGCGGCTTCCTGACCGATGAACTCCGATGCGTTCACAACAGCGGCTCGATAGCGCGCAGGACCTGAGCGTGAACGGCCTCAGCGTCGCCATCGCCATCGATCACGGCAAAGCGTGTGGGTTCTTGCGCGGCGAAACGCGCGAAGGCGTCGGCAACGCGGGAGTGGTAGGTCGCCGGTCGCGAGCCGATCGCATCGCTGCGGCCCAGGTCGCGGCGCTGCAGGCGTTGCTCGGCCACTACGGGCGAGACGGTGACCAGCACCGTCAAGTCAGGCAGCAGCCCGTCGCTGCCGATCTGGTGAAGCGTCCGGATCGCCTGGTCATCCAGCCCCCCTCCGCCACCTTGGTAAGCGCGGCTGGAGTCGAGGAACCGGTCGCAGATCACCCATTTGCCTTGCGCGAGTGTGGGCCGGATCAGCCGCTCGACATGGTCGGAGCGGGCCGCAGCGAACAGCAGCGCCTCGGCACGCGGGTTCCAGCCTTGCCCTTCGTGCGCGGCGCTGGCGTCTAGCACCAGGCTGCGGATCGCTTCGGCGCCCGGCGTGCCGCCAGGCTCTCGGGTCAGGACTGCGCCGATCCCTTGCGCTGCCAAAGCGTCGGCGAGCAGGCGCGCCTGGGTGGACTTGCCGGCCCCTTCCCCGCCTTCGAGCGCGATGAACCGCCCGGGACTCATCCGAAAAGGTTCATCAGACCATTGCGCATGCGCGCCAGCACGCCGGCGACGCGCACCTCCTGCGCCGCATAGAGCGGGATGCGCGAGGATTCGACGCCATCCACTTGCACCTCCAGATCCGCCACGCGCTCGCCCTTGGCGATCGGTGCCACGAGTGGTCCATGGTAGTGCAATTTCATGCGCACGTGCGAGCGCGAAGCGACCGGCACTGTCGCATAGAGCGCGCGGTTGGCCACGAGTGGAACCGACATGGCCGAACCGTCCTGCACCCGCGCGTGCGCCACCGTCGCCCCTTGCGCGAACAGGGGATAGGCACGCCACTGGCGGAAGCCCCACTCCAGCAGCGCCTTGGCCGCCTTATCGCGATCGAAGTGCGTGCGTGCTCCGGCGAGCACCATGACGAGGCGCCGCCCGTCGCGCACGGCAGAGCCCAGGAAGTTGTAGCCCGCCTCGCGCGTGTAGCCGGTCTTGATGCCGTCCGCGCCGGGGATCACGCCGACTGTCGGATCATGGCTGCGCATCGCCACGTCCTGGTAGCGGTAGGTCTTCTGGCCGGAGAAATGCTTGTAGAGCTGCGGATAGCGCATCGTCATCGCATCGGCGAGGCGCACCAGATCGCGGGCGCTGACGAAGGTCTGCCCGTCATCCATCCAGCCGTTAGGCGTGTTGTAGTGGCTGTGCGTCATGCCGAGCCGCCGCGCGGCATCGTTCATCATCAGCGCCCAAGTGTCGACCGTGCCCGCATAGCCCTGGGC contains:
- a CDS encoding DNA polymerase III subunit delta'; the protein is MNASEFIGQEAAWREWMDAVDSERMHHGWLLAGAKGLGKGKFALAAAAELVREPGTSLPDPATHPDIHLLSHLPANDDEAKKRADGKPYQTKRNITVDQIRGMIRRLSTKPTMGSRRAIVIDPADDMEKGAVNALLKVLEEPPAGTFFLLVTHQPGRLLPTIRSRCRVLRFASLSAHDLDAVIRRDVPDADAALRDAAIGAAYGSPGVALAFAEHGLAQIHGLMRRILAEGDPHFRLRGALAEALGARPPRDRQLAILELARAALAGELPQAPPRRQAALIEAHVALTRLAAQAPTYNFDAGLLILEIGGLLASAAMPRDAARPN
- a CDS encoding D-alanyl-D-alanine carboxypeptidase family protein; the protein is MTFLLALAVPAGASAANPPVPPEVSTVPVGMLVDLGSGEVLVSRRADVSFLPASVTKVMSAYVAFEEIGAGRLSLERQFVVPPEISRDWFAKGTTMYLKPNQVVTTDGLLHGLMTASANDAAMVLAQGYAGTVDTWALMMNDAARRLGMTHSHYNTPNGWMDDGQTFVSARDLVRLADAMTMRYPQLYKHFSGQKTYRYQDVAMRSHDPTVGVIPGADGIKTGYTREAGYNFLGSAVRDGRRLVMVLAGARTHFDRDKAAKALLEWGFRQWRAYPLFAQGATVAHARVQDGSAMSVPLVANRALYATVPVASRSHVRMKLHYHGPLVAPIAKGERVADLEVQVDGVESSRIPLYAAQEVRVAGVLARMRNGLMNLFG
- the tmk gene encoding dTMP kinase translates to MSPGRFIALEGGEGAGKSTQARLLADALAAQGIGAVLTREPGGTPGAEAIRSLVLDASAAHEGQGWNPRAEALLFAAARSDHVERLIRPTLAQGKWVICDRFLDSSRAYQGGGGGLDDQAIRTLHQIGSDGLLPDLTVLVTVSPVVAEQRLQRRDLGRSDAIGSRPATYHSRVADAFARFAAQEPTRFAVIDGDGDAEAVHAQVLRAIEPLL